The proteins below come from a single Bactrocera dorsalis isolate Fly_Bdor chromosome 5, ASM2337382v1, whole genome shotgun sequence genomic window:
- the LOC105226475 gene encoding U3 small nucleolar RNA-associated protein 4 homolog has protein sequence MNGGNAQVGRTKTHNVRFYNLTPRSIQSMAYNKVWHKLAISRNDGSIEIWDMQHASYLEKVIPKSPGNSVEGMVWAGERLFSVGLTGELVEWDLLLLKPRRKQFVTGNAIWCVDVNSTGTELAVGTEEGYINIFDIDSDQMQYKQLFDKQEGRVLCCKFDRTGEFLVTGSVGAIRIWDVKSGHALHKMTVSRAEKKKEVIVWSLQVLNDFTIISGDSSGQVSVWDGKLATHLESHQVLKADVLAVAVNEEENMLMCSGIEPIIRIYAKTKIKRDDMEYYCWVKYLQRSVHDNDVKALVCAGDRIFSGGMDGYLGISSASKRSSTISKYGPFLKNPCVAVSNKSRLLLLRYTNYFEVWRLSSTDGRPQLVAPPEDKKVQKPKHKSKEAERRMLALNTAPEKLLEFRSKNDEPIICATISPDGQWLCYSTQKSIRLFRFLPSVSRKNDTQLARVKGLPEQFVTASHIIFSSDSKRLFLVQPTTRQINIFSIVKNGSTDLDFVESIETSKHIKDVVNLFAVSECGTYIVAAGADRTIAVWRIFEGKHFKHHLNMPRYSAITTALAIHAHEPRLVAAFSDGKIIEYDLEEMCFTCSEREYFVENAETHCVSNILLDSRNVNNIVLHNDAYLYVLEKVLDTNGETEYDNDDSEPTGKKVGKKLKRTESDSKVSGLRLKFKKSYEHLISLSWLSTDELVAVGVNPVTLIEQLPDAFKQKKFGTA, from the exons atgaatggaGGAAATGCTCAAGTCGGGCGCACAAAAACTCATAATGTGCGTTTTTATAATCTCACGCCTCGATCTATACAAAGTATGGCTTATAACAAGGTTTGGCACAAGTTAGCAATATCTAG aaatgATGGATCTATAGAAATTTGGGATATGCAACATGCCTCCTATTTGGAAAAAGTTATACCGAAATCGCCTGGAAACTCCGTAGAGGGTATGGTTTGGGCTGGCGAGCGTTTATTCTCAGTTGGTCTTACGGGCGAATTGGTTGAATGGGATTTACTATTGCTAAAGCCCCGACGTAAGCAGTTCGTAACTGGAAATGCTATATGGTGCGTTGATGTAAACTCCACCGGAACAGAGCTAGCCGTCGGGACAGAGGAGGGTTACATCAACATATTTGACATAGACAGCGATCAAATGCAATACAAACAACTATTTGATAAGCAAGAAGGTCGTGTGCTGTGCTGTAAATTTGATCGTACCGGCGAATTTCTGGTAACTGGTTCAGTGGGTGCAATACGTATTTGGGATGTGAAGAGTGGCCATGCGCTGCATAAAATGACAGTTTCGCGGGCGGAAAAGAAAAAAGAGGTGATTGTTTGGTCATTACAAGTGCTAAATGACTTCACAATTATTTCGGGTGATTCAAGTGGTCAAGTCTCAGTTTGGGATGGTAAATTAGCAACACACTTAGAATCACATCAGGTGCTAAAGGCTGATGTACTGGCGGTAGCtgtaaatgaagaagaaaatatgtTAATGTGTTCAGGAATTGAACCGATAATCAGAATATAtgccaaaacaaaaattaagcgTGATGATATGGAGTATTATTGCTGGGTAAAATATTTGCAGAGAAGTGTACACGATAATGATGTGAAAGCGCTCGTATGTGCAGGTGACCGTATATTCTCAGGTGGTATGGATGGTTATTTAGGAATATCCTCGGCCTCAAAACGTAGCTCCACAATATCTAAGTATGGTCCATTCCTTAAG AATCCATGCGTTGCCGTATCAAATAAAAGTCGCCTGTTATTACTTcgttatacaaattattttgaagtgtGGCGTCTTAGTTCTACGGACGGCAGACCACAGCTAGTAGCACCACCGGAAGATAAAAAAGTACAGAAACCAAAGCATAAGAGTAAAGAAGCTGAGCGCAGGATGCTTGCTTTAAATACCGCTCCGGAAAAGCTATTGGAGTTCAGAAGCAAAAATGATGAACCCATTATCTGTGCCACCATCTCCCCTGACGGTCAGTGGTTGTGCTACTCGACCCAAAAGAGTATCAGACTTTTCCGGTTTCTACCATCAGTTTCAAGGAAAAATGACACACAACTTGCCCGCGTCAAAGGCCTGCCAGAGCAATTCGTTACTGCCTCCCACATAATATTTAGCAGCGATTCGAAACGGCTTTTCCTTGTACAACCTACTACCCgtcaaataaacatattttcaatagtTAAAAATGGCAGCACTGACCTAGACTTCGTCGAAAGCATTGAAACAAGTAAACACATAAAAGACGTCGTAAATTTATTCGCCGTATCGGAATGTGGTACATACATAGTAGCAGCAGGTGCAGATCGCACCATTGCGGTGTGGAGAATATTTGAGGGCAAACATTTCAAACATCATCTCAACATGCCGCGCTACTCGGCCATTACAACGGCTTTGGCAATTCATGCGCACGAGCCTAGGCTAGTGGCAGCCTTTTCCGATGGCAAGATAATTGAATATGATCTAGAAGAAATGTGCTTTACGTGTTCGGAGCGAGAATATTTTGTCGAGAATGCGGAAACGCATTGtgtttcaaatatattattggATAGCCGCAATGTCAACAATATTGTACTACATAACGATGCGTATTTATATGTGTTGGAGAAAGTTTTGGACACGAATGGCGAAACGGAATACGATAATGATGATTCCGAACCAACAGGCAAGAAGGTTGGAAAGAAATTGAAACGTACTGAGAGTGACAGTAAAGTTAGCGGTCTGCGcttgaagtttaaaaaatcgtaTGAG CACCTTATATCACTCAGTTGGCTCAGTACGGATGAATTGGTCGCAGTCGGTGTCAATCCTGTCACATTAATTGAGCAACTACCGGACGCttttaaacaaaagaaattcGGCACCGCTTAG